The proteins below come from a single Dehalococcoidia bacterium genomic window:
- the mgtE gene encoding magnesium transporter: MAALRALPREELAEDLLSRSPSELAELLSRLGDDALAEIVAELDPADAARLLGKLSRAQAAALLEEMDPDDAVDIAGELEDDDAEAIFIEMNPHDVEELRRLMNYPPDSAGGIMTTDYVAISPDLTADEALVALRAVAEEAETIYYIYVTDPATNRLLGVLSLRNLVLTRPETPVRDLMVTEIVKTRVDADQEEAVRLLDRYGLLALPVVDEEDRLVGIITADDAASVLMEEAGEDIERLGGSQPLEEPYLRASILHLVRKRLPWLLILFVGGAYTGTVIAAFEETISQVVALTFFIPMLIGTGGNAGSQIVTTLVRALGMGEVNLGHLGRVLWREVRVAALLGTAMGIATYIRAWTLGVGVEIGPVVALSTVTIVLWAAIVSSLLPLLISRTRIDPAVVSTPFITTLVDGTGLLIYFVIASRLLGI; encoded by the coding sequence GTGGCGGCGCTGCGCGCGCTGCCGCGCGAGGAGCTCGCAGAAGACCTGCTCAGCCGGAGCCCGAGCGAACTCGCCGAGCTGTTGAGCCGGCTGGGGGATGACGCGCTCGCGGAGATCGTTGCCGAGCTCGATCCTGCCGACGCGGCACGGCTTTTGGGGAAACTGAGCCGCGCCCAGGCAGCGGCGCTGCTCGAAGAGATGGACCCCGACGATGCCGTCGACATTGCCGGCGAACTCGAGGACGATGATGCCGAGGCGATCTTCATCGAGATGAACCCCCATGACGTCGAGGAGTTACGCCGGCTGATGAATTACCCGCCGGACAGCGCCGGCGGGATCATGACGACAGATTACGTCGCGATCAGTCCCGATCTCACTGCCGATGAGGCCTTAGTCGCGCTGCGCGCCGTGGCGGAGGAAGCGGAGACAATCTACTACATCTACGTCACCGACCCGGCAACGAACCGGCTGCTCGGGGTGCTCTCCCTGCGCAATCTCGTCCTCACTCGGCCGGAGACCCCGGTCCGCGACCTCATGGTGACGGAGATCGTCAAGACCCGCGTCGATGCCGACCAAGAGGAAGCCGTTCGCCTCCTCGACCGGTACGGGCTCCTCGCGCTGCCGGTCGTCGACGAGGAGGACCGCCTTGTCGGCATTATCACCGCCGATGACGCCGCTAGCGTCCTGATGGAGGAGGCAGGAGAGGACATCGAGCGCCTCGGCGGCTCGCAACCGCTCGAAGAGCCGTATCTTCGGGCATCGATCCTGCATCTCGTCCGAAAGCGGCTTCCTTGGCTGCTCATCCTCTTTGTCGGCGGCGCCTACACCGGAACGGTGATCGCGGCGTTCGAGGAGACGATCTCCCAAGTGGTGGCGCTGACATTTTTCATCCCGATGCTGATCGGCACCGGCGGCAATGCCGGATCGCAAATCGTGACGACCCTCGTTCGAGCGCTCGGCATGGGCGAAGTCAATCTGGGTCACCTCGGGCGCGTCCTCTGGCGCGAAGTGCGGGTCGCGGCGCTGCTCGGCACTGCGATGGGGATAGCGACCTACATCCGCGCCTGGACCTTGGGGGTCGGGGTCGAGATCGGCCCGGTTGTTGCCCTTTCGACCGTGACCATCGTTCTCTGGGCGGCGATCGTCTCCTCGCTCTTGCCCCTGCTGATCAGCCGGACCCGGATCGACCCTGCGGTCGTCTCGACCCCATTTATTACGACCCTCGTCGACGGCACCGGCCTGCTTATCTACTTCGTTATCGCGAGCAGGCTGCTGGGGATCTAG